One part of the Streptomyces lienomycini genome encodes these proteins:
- a CDS encoding lysine N(6)-hydroxylase/L-ornithine N(5)-oxygenase family protein, translated as MNTAPHPAPDAPRDLVGIGVGPFNLSLAALADPLTGLDAVFYDQRPAFRWHPGLLLDGARVQVPFLADLVTLADPASPWTFLNHLRARERLFPFYFAERFHIERAEYDAYCRWVAGNLPSLHFHHQVDAVRWNPERGLFEVDYTQLDSDGEAEALGRTHTRNVVLGVGTEPHVPDPLRPLVDDPRVPVVHAADYLTHRDTLLAAGHVTVIGTGQSGAETFLDLLRHRPAGHERLHWLGRTEALAPMEYSKLGLEHFTPDYTRYFHGLAEPVRDRLVAAQWQLHKGIDADTTAAIHDELYRRTLDGGWPDTTLTPGVHVRTAGRIGATQVELHLEHEQQKTRSRLTTDAVVLATGYRERPLGRVLAGLDPYMRRDSRERPRVDDRFRLVLDPSVTGSVYVQNAETHTHGVGAPDLGLAAWRSATILNDLTGQEPYPLPGRTAFTTFGLADGLPQIPSARHHRALTPLADGA; from the coding sequence ATGAACACCGCCCCGCACCCCGCCCCCGACGCCCCCCGCGACCTCGTCGGCATCGGCGTCGGCCCCTTCAACCTCTCCCTCGCGGCCCTCGCCGACCCCCTCACCGGCCTCGACGCCGTCTTCTACGACCAGCGCCCCGCCTTCCGCTGGCATCCCGGCCTCCTCCTCGACGGCGCGCGCGTCCAGGTGCCCTTCCTCGCCGACCTGGTCACCCTCGCCGACCCGGCGAGCCCCTGGACCTTCCTCAACCACCTCAGGGCCAGAGAACGGCTCTTCCCCTTCTACTTCGCCGAACGCTTCCACATCGAGCGTGCCGAGTACGACGCCTACTGCCGCTGGGTCGCCGGGAACCTGCCCTCCCTCCACTTCCACCACCAGGTCGACGCGGTCCGCTGGAACCCCGAACGCGGCCTCTTCGAGGTCGACTACACCCAGCTCGACTCCGACGGAGAGGCCGAGGCCCTCGGCCGCACCCACACCAGGAACGTCGTCCTGGGCGTCGGTACCGAACCCCACGTCCCCGACCCGCTCAGGCCCCTCGTCGACGACCCCCGCGTCCCCGTCGTCCACGCCGCCGACTACCTCACCCACCGCGACACGCTCCTGGCCGCCGGCCACGTCACCGTCATCGGAACCGGCCAGTCCGGCGCGGAGACCTTCCTCGACCTGCTCCGCCACCGCCCCGCCGGGCACGAGCGGCTGCACTGGCTCGGCCGCACCGAGGCCCTCGCCCCGATGGAGTACTCCAAGCTCGGCCTGGAGCACTTCACCCCCGACTACACCCGCTACTTCCACGGCCTGGCCGAACCGGTCCGCGACCGCCTCGTCGCCGCCCAGTGGCAACTGCACAAGGGCATCGACGCCGACACCACCGCCGCCATCCACGACGAGCTGTACCGCCGCACCCTCGACGGCGGCTGGCCCGACACCACCCTCACCCCCGGCGTCCACGTCCGCACCGCCGGCCGCATCGGCGCCACCCAGGTCGAACTCCACCTGGAACACGAACAGCAGAAGACCCGCTCACGCCTCACCACCGACGCCGTCGTGCTCGCCACCGGCTACCGCGAACGCCCCCTGGGCCGCGTCCTCGCCGGACTCGACCCCTACATGCGGCGCGACAGCCGCGAACGCCCCCGCGTCGACGACCGCTTCCGCCTCGTCCTCGACCCCTCCGTCACCGGCTCCGTCTACGTCCAGAACGCCGAGACGCACACCCACGGCGTCGGCGCACCCGACCTCGGCCTCGCCGCCTGGCGCAGCGCGACCATCCTCAACGACCTGACCGGGCAGGAGCCCTACCCCCTGCCCGGCCGCACCGCCTTCACCACCTTCGGCCTGGCCGACGGCCTGCCCCAGATCCCGTCCGCACGCCACCACCGGGCGCTCACCCCCCTGGCGGACGGAGCCTGA
- a CDS encoding pyridoxal phosphate-dependent decarboxylase family protein: MGLPPLASGPHGTDALRPLLDTVLDALRTGTAARRGPLPAGGPDTVAARVAAAAGDILPDRGDPDALRALVTALAEGAADPAHPLCAAHLHAPPLAVAAAADLAASVLNPSLDSWDQAPAASALETLVTRALARETGAADALVTTGGTESNQLAVLLARERHGAALRLVHGEHAHHSLPRAAWLLGLPDPVVVPAPAGVLDPAALDEALTQVPGPHLVAATAGTTDAGLIDPLPEIADRCTAHGARLHVDAAYGAGLLFSDRHRARLTGLDAADTVALDLHKLGWQPIPAGVLTVTDTGDLAALHHRADYLNADDDTDAGLPDLLGRSPRTSRRPDVLKTAVTLKTLGRAGLGALVDTVCSLAREFADLVATHPGFELHAPPTISTVLFRPAGATDDAVAAVRRTLLTTGRAVLGRARADGRLWLKATLLNPHAGPDDLAALLTLVEGPTPR; this comes from the coding sequence ATGGGCCTGCCGCCCCTCGCCTCGGGCCCGCACGGCACCGACGCCCTGCGGCCCCTGCTCGACACCGTGCTCGACGCCCTGCGCACCGGCACCGCCGCACGCCGCGGCCCGCTGCCCGCGGGCGGCCCCGACACCGTCGCCGCCCGGGTCGCGGCCGCGGCCGGCGACATCCTCCCCGACCGCGGCGACCCCGACGCGCTGCGCGCCCTGGTCACCGCGCTCGCCGAGGGCGCCGCCGACCCCGCCCATCCCCTGTGCGCCGCCCACCTGCACGCCCCGCCCCTCGCGGTCGCCGCGGCCGCCGACCTCGCCGCCAGCGTCCTCAACCCCTCCCTCGACTCCTGGGACCAGGCACCCGCCGCCTCCGCCCTCGAAACCCTCGTCACCCGCGCCCTCGCCCGGGAGACCGGCGCCGCCGACGCCCTCGTCACCACCGGCGGCACCGAGTCCAACCAGCTCGCCGTCCTCCTCGCCCGCGAGAGGCACGGCGCCGCCCTGCGACTGGTCCACGGGGAACACGCCCACCACTCCCTGCCCCGCGCCGCCTGGCTGCTGGGCCTGCCCGACCCCGTCGTCGTGCCCGCCCCCGCCGGCGTCCTGGACCCCGCCGCCCTCGACGAGGCCCTCACTCAGGTCCCCGGACCCCACCTCGTCGCCGCCACCGCCGGCACCACCGACGCCGGGCTCATCGACCCCCTGCCCGAGATCGCCGACCGCTGCACCGCCCACGGCGCCCGCCTCCACGTCGACGCCGCCTACGGAGCGGGCCTCCTCTTCAGCGACCGGCACCGCGCCCGGCTCACGGGACTGGACGCCGCCGACACCGTCGCCCTGGACCTCCACAAGCTCGGCTGGCAGCCGATTCCGGCGGGCGTCCTCACGGTCACCGACACCGGCGACCTCGCCGCCCTCCACCACCGCGCCGACTACCTCAACGCCGACGACGACACCGACGCGGGCCTGCCCGACCTCCTCGGCCGCTCCCCGCGCACCAGCCGCCGCCCCGACGTCCTCAAAACCGCCGTCACCCTCAAAACCCTCGGCCGCGCCGGACTGGGCGCCCTCGTCGACACGGTCTGCTCCCTCGCCCGGGAGTTCGCCGACCTGGTCGCGACCCACCCCGGATTCGAACTGCACGCCCCGCCCACCATCAGCACGGTCCTGTTCCGGCCCGCGGGCGCCACCGACGACGCCGTCGCCGCCGTACGCCGCACCCTGCTCACCACCGGCCGCGCCGTCCTCGGCCGGGCCCGCGCCGACGGCCGGCTCTGGCTCAAGGCGACCCTCCTCAACCCCCACGCCGGACCGGACGACCTCGCCGCCCTCCTCACGCTCGTGGAAGGACCCACCCCCCGATGA